The genomic DNA CCACCATGAGGCGCAGCTCACCCCGTTCGGCAACAAGATCAATCGCGCCTTCCTGCGCGGGGCGTTGATCGCCCGACTGCTGAGTGAGAACGCCTGGCAGCGGCATCCCGAGCACGCCGATGTCGCGATCGAACGGCCCGTCTTCGTCACCGGTCTGCCGCGCTCGGGCACCACGGCCGTGCATCGCCTGCTGGAGGCCGACCCCGCCCATCAGGGGCTGGAGATGTGGTTGGCGGAGATGCCCCAGCCGCGCCCGCCGCGCGAGACCTGGGCGCAGAACCCGGTGTACCAGCGCATCGAGGCCGGTTTCGCCCGGCACCACGTCGAGCACCCGGAATTCATGGGGATGCACCACATTTCGGCCGACCAGGTGGAGGAGTGCTGGCAGCTGTTGCGCCAGTCGGCCATGTCGGTGTCCTACGAATGCCTGGCCTACCTGCCCGGATATTCACAATGGCTGAGCGGTCGGGACTGGACGCCCGCGTATGCCAGGCACAAACGGAATCTGCAGCTGATCGGCCTGCCGGACGCCGGGAAACGGTGGGTACTGAAGAACCCCAGCCACCTGTTCGCCCTGGACGCCATCATGTCGGTGTACCCGGACGCGCTGATCGTGCAGATGCATCGCGATCCGAGCACCATCATCGCCTCGGTGTGCAGCTTGAACGAGAAGGCGAGCGAGGGCTGGTCGGAGAAGTTCCGCGGCGAGGTGGTCGGTGAGACCCAGCTCGATCTGTGGGCGCGGGGCGCCGAACGCTTCCTGGCCGACCGCGCACGCTACGACCAGGCCCAGTTCGCCGATGTCTACTACGACGATTTCGTCGCCGATCCGCTGGCGGCCATCGGCGAGATCTACCAGCGGTTCGGATTGACACTGACCGCGGAAGCGGAGGCGGCCATGCGGGCGCTGCACGGCGAGAGCACCACCGGGGCCGCCCGGCCCGCGCACAAATACACCCTGGCCGATTATGGGCTCGCCGCGGAACAGGTCGACGAGCGTTTCGGGGGCTACCGCGCGGTGCACTTCCCGGGCAGGTAGCCCGCGGGCTGTCGGACCGGACCTGACCCCGCCGGTCCGGCCGGGCGGTGGTCAGGCGTGGCCGGACTCAGGCCTGGCCGGGCCGAAGGACGATGAACAGCCCGTGCGCTTCGGCGCACAGGCGTTCGCCGTCGTGCAGGGTGGCGCGCACGTACACCTTGCGGCCCTCCTGGTTCTCCACCCAGGACCGCAGGGTGAGTTCGGTGTTCAGCGGAGTGATGGACCGGTAGTCGATGGTCAGCGACGCGGTGCGGGTCACCGAACCGGCGTGGATGGCCGCGGCCATACCGCACAGTTCGTCGAAGCCCACGGCCATCTGCCCGCCGTGCGCCGCCGCGTTGCCGCCCAGATGGACGGTGCGGAAGGTGATCGCGGTCTCCACGCCTTTGCGGCTGGCACGCTTGACCCGATAGGGCGGCAGGGTGATGTTGCCGCGCGCGGGCAGTTCGTGCCGGGTCCACGAGGGCGCGGACCATTCGTCGACCACGGTCTCGGCGAACGCCGCGTTGACTTCCTTCAGCCGGGAGATCAGATCGAGCGCCTGCTCGTCGGTGGGATCGGCCAGCCGGGCATGATCCATCAGCGTGCGCACCTGTTCGATGAGTTCGCCCAGGTGCGGGCCGCCGCGGCTCACGTCCGCGTCCTTCCTCATGTTCTCCCACATCGGCCGGAATCCGCCTTCGTGGTGCTCGGCGGTGGGTAGTGCGTCGGCCACGTGGTCTTCGGTCATGATCTCCACGGTATCGGGTAGCGCATGCGATGCCCGTCTCCGGGTGGGGCGCCCGGGACTGTTGTGACGGGGGTCGACGCAGCAGGGGGTGGACTCGGGGCGGCCATCGGGCAGACTGGCCCGATGCCTGCGGACTCCAGCGGACTCGACCGGACCGGTGCGGGTGTGCCCGCCCACCTGCCCGGCGACCCCGAACACACCGTGCTGGAACTGGCTCGGGGCGACCATCACTGGCTGCGCGCGCGCATGCTGCCGGAAGGACTCTACGAACTCCGGTATCGCGACGGGCCGGGCGAGGATCGGTTCGAGCTGTTCAGCTCCGATCACGTGCTGGTGCGCGAGATCCTGTTCGCCTGGCTCGACGAGAATTCGTGGTGGCGGGAGAGAGTCGCCTGGTCGCCCATCGATCCGGCGATCTCGGAGATCGAGTCCGTTCGCGACGAGCTGTCCGACCTGCTGACCGGCTTCGGTCTGCTCGACGCTCTCGAGGATCTGGACGCCGGGCTCGACGACGCGATGCGCAGGGCCGACGAACTGCTGGCGGAGACGGACGAGGACTGATTCCGAGTCACGATTCGGACCTGTGTTCAGGTAGGCGACACCGGTTCGAACGGCCGGAGTTCTTCCGATCCCGCCCGGATGATCCCGGCGCTGGACTCCGGCACCTCGTTCCACGCCCCCGGCAGGTCGCGCAGGGGTTCGGAGACCACGAACCGCGTCAGGCCGCCGAGCCGGCGCAGCGCCTCCACCTCGGGATGAAGCGCCTGCAGCTTGGCCATGTCCGTCGAGAAGAACAACGACCGGGACTGCCGTTCGGTCGAGTACCGGAAGATCCAGACCGTTTCACCGTCGGTCGTGGCGACGGTCATCTGGACCGGATGAGCCACCCCGTGCGCGCGGCCGACGTCCTCGACGAAGCCGACAGCTCTGGCGACGCCGCCGATCGGGTCGTCGGGGAGGCCGAAGGTCAGGGCGAGATAGAACAGGACCTCCGAATCGGTCGTCCCCTCGAGATCGGGGAACAGTTCCGGGTCCAGCGCGGTGACCAGGTCACGGCGCATCTGCCGGTGACCGTGGAGCTCCCCGTTGTGCATCCACAGCCAGCGCCCGTGGCGGAACGGGTGGCAGTTGCTGCGCTGCACGGGGGAACCGGTCGAGGCGCGCACGTGTGCGAAGAACAGCGGCGTGCGGATCTGACCGGCGATCTCGCGGAGATTGCGGTCGTTCCACGCGGGCTGGATGCTCTTGAACAGTGCGGGTTCGACGCCCTCCCCGTACCAGCCGATACCGAAACCGTCACCATTGGTGGTGCTCGCCCCGAGGTGCGATTCCAGGCTCTGGTCGATCAGGGAGTGTTCGGGCCGGAACAGCAGCGTGTCGGCGAGAATCGGCTCGCCCGCGTACGCCATCCAGCGACACATGACTCCATTGAACCAGAACTCGCGAACGTTCGGGCACCGCGAACGGCCGCCGCACTCGCGCTGAACGAGGCGGCCGCGGTGGACGGAGACAAGCGCGGGCTCAGTCGGGGAAGGCGGCGGAGGTCGCACCCGAGCCGAGCGGAATCGGCGCACCGGCCGGACTCAACTGCGTGGCGTCGAACGGCAGCAGCGCGCCGGAGCGGGTGTTCGACCGCAGATAGGTCTGCAGCAGGGCCGTCGCGTCGAAACCGGCGACCGTGCGATCGAACAGCGGCGGCGGGGTCGCGCCCGCGGTGCCGACGTACATCTTGGTCCCGTCGGGGGTGAATCCGACCGACATCGGCGAATCCACCGCGATCGAACCGGTGATCTCCTCGGAGGCCAGGTCGATCACCTGCACGGCGTCCGCGCCCGCGGTCGCCACCATCAACCGGGTGCCGTCGGGGCTGATGGCGCCTGCCACGGGCGCGCTGCCCGGAGCGAAGGCGATCGCACCGGTCCGGCTCCAGGACTCGATATCGATCACCGAGACGTTGTCGCCGAGGGCGTTCACCGAGTAGAGCGTGCTGCCGTCGGGGGAGACGGCGGCAGCGAACGGCGCCGAGCCGTCGATCTGGATCCGCTCGCCCAGTTGGAAGCCGGTCTCCGGATCGAAGACGGCGGCGGTCGAATCGGCGAAGACGGTGTAGAGCCTGCTGCCGTCGGGGGCGATGGCAGCTGCGAAGGGGATGCCGGGCAAGGGCATCGAGGTCACCACGGTCTGCGACTCGGTGTCGATGACGTCGATGGACGGACGCGTGGTGAACACGTACACCCGGTCGCGCACCGGGTCGGCGATCGGCTCGGTCATCCCGTCGGTGCCCGAGATCGGGATCCGTGCGGTGACGGTGTCGCTCGCGCGGTCGACGACCGCGATGTCGTCGGGTCCGGTGAAGGGCGGATTGAACGCCTGGACGTAGAGATGGCGGCCGTCGCGGGCGGCCGCGACCGCCGAAGCGTGCGCGCCGACGCCCTCGATGCGGGTGTGGACCTGGTCGGTGGCGGTGTCCACGACCAGCACCGCTCCCTCGCCCGCGATCGGGATGTAGGCGTCGGCGGCGCCGTCCCGCGCTCCCGCGACCGGAGCGAGCAGGGACAACAGGACCACGCTCAGCGTGAACGCGCGCGCGGGCCGACGCCGGAACCGGATTGCCATCCTCGGACCTTTCGTGTGGGTATCCGAACGGACTATTCCCCGGAAACGCCGCTGCCGCAAGCGTTGCCGTGCTCGCTCACAGTACCCATGTGGGGGGCCGGACCCACCTCCCGGGAAAAGCTTACCGACCGGTATGGTTGTTCGGCTCGGCATTCCCTCGTCCGGCCCCGCACTGAAATGTGTTTATTTCGAACCTGTTCGGTTCCACATGTTCGACAGCAGGGTGAAACTCGGGGTGTCGGCCAGTGACTGGCTGGACTCGTAGATGCGCTGGTATCCGGTCTCGGCGATACGCCATACACCGTCGGCATCGCGCCGGTAGCGGTCGCGGTAATAGCCCGCGCCGCGGATGAGCGCGCCGAATTCGGTAGCGATCACGGTGTCCTCGAAGGCCCATGAACCGGTGGCGGTGTCGCCGTCGACGGTGATCTCGGGATGATGCGCGATGTGTACCGTGACGATCGACGGCCCGGCGGTATCGCGCAGGAAATCGGTGATGGCCTGGCGCCCTGTGAACGACAGTGGCTCGCCGAGCGCGTGCGTACCGTACTCGGCGCGGGCGTCCTCGGTGAGCGTGTCGGCGAATTCGTCCCAGAGTTTGAGGTCGAGTGCGCGGAAGTAGCGATATTTGAGCCTGCGCACGGATTCCACGGCTTCCAGATCCATTTGCACAGCCTGGCACGACGAATGGGACTTCACAAGAACGTGTTCTACTATTCGCAGTTGTCGTACATGCGCCGAGATTTCTTCTAAGCTGGGCCCGCAGTACGAGGAGAGGTTGTGGCATGACGGTCGAGATGGTGGGCCATCGCGAATTCGGCCGGGCGGTGTCCGGCCGGGTGAGTGGCCCGGCAGGCGTGCCGCCCGTCTCGATGATCGAGCGAATGACGGTAATTCTGGACGCTTTCGACGCCGGCACGCCGACTGTCACCCTGCTCGGCCTCACCGAGCGCACCGGTCTGCCGCGCTCCACGGTGTACCGGATCCTCGATCAGATGGTCCGTCTGCGGTGGCTCGCCCACGCGCCCGGCGGTTACCGGCTGGGGCTGCGCGCCTTCGAGATCGGCGCGCTCGCCGCCGATCACAACGAGATCCGTGACGCGGTCAGCCCTCTGCTGCAGGATCTGTGTCAGCGCATCTCCATGGCGGGGCATCTGGCCGTGCTCGACGGCCGCGAGGTGTTCTTCCTCGACAAGGCCGGTGGCAGGCAGGCCGCGGCGATCCCGACGCGGCTCGGTGGCAGGCTGCCCGCCCACACCACCGCGCTCGGCAAAGCGCTGCTGGCCACCCTCGAGCCGGGCATCGTGGATGCCTCACTGCGGGAGCGATTGCCCCAGTTGACCGCCCGCACCATCGTCGATCGCGGCGAACTGCATCGTGAACTGCACCGGGTGCGGCGCCAGGGCGGTGTGGCCGTGGATATCGAGGAGTCCGTCGAGGGGCTGTCCTGTGTGGCGGTGCCGTTGCGTGGCCGGGGTGCGGCTGTCGCGGCGCTGTCGCTGTCGGGGCACGTCGGTGGCGATCGACCCGCGCTCGACACCGCCAAGCTGGCCAGGATGCTCGCCGAGACGGCGCAGGAAGCCGGACGCGCGCTGTTCCCCCGGCACGCCCGGCTGCGTTAGGCGCGGCCGCTCAGCTGGGTCGACGCACCGGGAATTCGGCGGCCAGTTCGGCGAAGACAGCGGTGTTGAGGTCGAAGGCGCGCTGTCCCTCGTCCAGCACCCGGCGGCGTTCGAGTTCGTCGACGGGGAGTTCGTCGAGAAGCGCGCGGTACTCGCGCTTGAAGGCCGCCGGATTGGCGATGTCGTCGAAGACGTAGAAGCGCACACCGTCGCCCCGCCGCGGTAGATCCCACAACTTCTCGGCGGTGCCGCGGATGACCTGCCCGCCGGACAGATCGCCGAGGTAGCGGGTGTAGTGGTGCGCGACGTAGCCGGCGGGCCAGTCGCGCGCGCATTCGTCGATCCGCGCGGCGTAGGCGGCGGTGGCGGGCAACGGTTCGATCTCGTCGCGCCAGTCCGGTCCGAGCAGGGCGGTCAGATCGCGTTCCAGTTCGGCGGTTCTGGTCAGTTCCCGGCGGATGAACGGACCGGCGACGGGATCATCGGCCAGCGCGTCGATCCGGGACTCCAGCGCCTGGTAGATGAACCAGAGTTGGCCGGTGTAGCGGTGATAGGAGTCGATGCCGAGACGTCCGCCGAGCATGTCGGAGATGAAGCTCGAGTTCTCCGCCTCGGCGTGCTGGCGTTCTGTCGCGGTGCGGATGCGGGTCGAGAACGGAACGGCTTCCGACGACATATTTCGAAGTACCTCGCAATCACCCGAGGGCTGCCGGGAGTGTCCCGGCAGCCCTGACCCGACCGACGATACCGGCTCGGTGGGATTGTCGCACCGATCTACGGGGCGAGGGGAGTTCAGCGCTTGCCCTGCAGGACCGGAGCCAGGAACAGCAGCGCGATCGCCGCGACGACGGCGAAGATGAAGCCCCAGAAGTTGAGCTCGGTGATCGACCCCTTCCCGATGAAGCTGGCGAGCACGCCGCCGATGAGTGCGCCCGCCATGCCGAGTAGTGCGGTGAGCCCGAAGCTCATCTTGTCGTCACCGGGCTTCAGTGCGCGGGCGAGGAATCCGATGATCACGCCGATGATCAGGAAGCCGACGATCTGTACGATTGCGTTCCACATACCGGACAACTCTCCAACCGGTGAGGCGGCTTGTCCAGCGACATGCCGAGAAACTCCGCTGTACACGGCGTGAATTCCTGCTACCGATTGCGTTGCGACCACGCTGAACTCGTGCGGTGGCCGCGCATGTCGGATATGTCCTATCCGGACACGGTGGGCGGTTTCGGTCCGTGGCCGTGCGGGCGCCGCTTGCGCAGGGCCACCGGTTTGCGCAGCACCACCGGCTTGCGCCGGATCACCGGCTTGCGCAGCGACCCGAACCGGCTGAGGATGCGCGGCCTGCGCAGCGTGCGGTCGAACCATTCACCGAGGGTGACGCCCGCGGCCAGCGCGCAACCGACGCCGAACGCGGCGAACAGGTGGTCGAACCCCAGCGCCAGTTCGTCGTTGAGCAGCGCCGACAACCCGCGATAGACCTTCAGGCCGGGCAGCAGCGGGGTGATGCCGGCGACCGCGACCACCAAGGGCGGGGTCATCGCGCGGCGTGCCATCAGACCGCCGGCCAGGCCGACCAGCGTCGCGGCGACGCCGGAGGAGATGATCGGGCCGAAGCCCAGATATTGCACGAAGAGATAACTGATGGTGCCCGCCGCGCCGCCGAGGGCGGCAGCCGTCAAGGCGCGGCGCTCGGCGTAGCAGGCCAGTGCGAAGGCCGCCGATGCCGCCGCGCCGGCGATGATCTTCACCGGGAGATCGGTGATATCGCGGCCGGAGACCAGATCGATGGAGGGCACCGTCGCGCCGACCGTGACGCCCAGCCGCAGCGCCAGCGCGATACCGGCGATGATGCCGCCGGTCATCATCACCAGCTCGAGCATCCGGGCCGCCGCCGTGATCGGCGCCCCGGTGATGGCGTCCTGCACCGAGCCGACCAGGGCGAGACCGCTGAGCAGCACGGTGATGCCCGCGGCGACGATGAGGGTCGCGTCGACGCCGAGGCCGAGCGGCTCGGCGAAGGTGGCAAGTACGACGGCCGGGGTGGCGGCGATGAATCCGCCCACCACGTGCTGGAAGAAGAACGGCAGGCCGTACTGGTTGAGTGTGCGGTTGGTCCGGTCGATCGCGCCGGTGGTGACGAAGCTGATCGCCGTCACCAGCAGGTCGGCGCCGAGCAGGGCGGCGATCGCGGCGGCCATCAGCGACCAGCCCAGCGTCGCCACCCACCGCGGATAGGGGTGCGGCGCGGCGACGATGGCGTCGAGTTCGGCGCGCGCGTCGGCGGGGGACAGGACGTGGTCGCGGATGCGGCGGGTGAGCCGGTCGGCGGCGGCCAGCCGGGTGAAATCGTGGGAGCGGTACCGCACGATGCGCATGGTGCCCGCCGGGGGCAGCCGCGGGCCGCGATGGACCCAGACACGGATGGAGTCGTAGGTGACATCGACATCGCAGCGGGCCAGACCGTAGGTGGCGGCGACGAACCGGACCTGGGTCGCGGTGTCGATCACGCCGGTGCCGGACGCCAGCACCACCTCGCCGACCCGGACCGCGAGGTCGAGTACCTCGGCCACCGCCGCTTCGTCGGTGAGATCGATCGGTTGCAGCGGTGCGGGAGGAGCCAGGATGGCGTCGGCGGTGGCCGGCCGGTCGGCGACCAGCACGCCGACCGCCTGTTCCAGCAGTTTCGGCGCCCTGCGCAATCTGCGGTGACCACCCCATGCGGTACGCGGCTCGTGGCGGACGAGGTGGTCGACTCCTCTCGAATACGCGTCGGAATCCATGCCCGCGAAGGTAGTCGCCGCGTACGCGCCGGTCTCGCTACGAGGTTCGGGCGGCATACCTGTCCTCGAACTCGCGCAGCAGCCTGCGCAACGTCCATTCCAGCGTGGCGGTGTCACGATCGGCATCCAGATCCTGGTATCCGGCCAGCAGATACATCGCCCAGCGGGCGTGCTCGGCCGCCTCCTTCTCGTCGTCGAAGACCGCGCGCGCGGCGCGCAGCACCACCTCGGTGCGTCGGTTGTCCACCTGGTCCTGGACGGCGCGCACCTCGGGGTCGACTCTGCTCCACACCCGGATCGCCGCCTCGGCGCGATGCGGTAGCGCCAGCGTGAACTGCAGCAGGGTCTCCAGTTGCTCGAGTGGGTCGTCGAGATCTCGGGTCAGACCGACCAGCCGGGTGGTGCGTTCGGCCAGCCAGTGGTCGAGCAACTGGCTGGTGAAGTCATGCCAGTTGTCGAAGTAGTGATAGAACGACCCGGTGGTCACATTCAGCCGTCTGCACAGCGGCGCCTGCTTCAGCGCGCTGTAACCCTGCCCGGACAGCATGTCGAACGCGGCGTCGAAGTAGTCCTGCTTGGTGGCCATCGGTCTCCGTCGGTGGATCGGGGGTGGTGGCTGACCATTGTCCTCCGGTGGCGTGGCACACACCGGGGCCGCTCCGCATCACGTTTGATCACCGGTTTCGCGGTTATGGTCCAGACATGGGAACTGGTAGCTCGACGGCTGGACATCTTCGCGCGGCGCTCGACGGATCGTGGCGAGACATACGGGAACAGGCGCGCAAGGAACTCGCCGACGAACGGTTCCACGGCGATCCGACGCTGGACTACAAGGCTGCCCGGGCGCGGGTGCTCGACCAAATGCGTGAGCTGGCGGCAATGGACTATGCCAAGCGCGGGTTCGGTCTGGCGGCGGGCGGGCTGGCCGACCCGGGTGGCGCGGTCACCGCGCTCGAGATGGTCGCCTATGCCGACCTGTCGTTGTGGGTCAAGTGCGGCGTGCAGTGGGGCCTGTTCGGCGGCGCGGTCGAGAATCTCGGTACCGAACGGCACGACGAGTACCTGAAGAAGCTGATCTCGCTCGATCTGGTGGGCTGTTTCGCGATGACCGAGTCGGGCCACGGCAGCGACGTGGCCAGTCTGGAGACCACCGCCACCTACGACCCTGCCACCGAGGAATTCGTGATCCACTCGCCGACGCCGTCGGCGCGCAAGGACTACATCGGCGGAGCGGCCGAGCACGCCCGGATGGCGGCGGTGTTCGCGCAGCTGATCACCGGGGGCGAGAGCAAGGGCGTGCACTGCTTCCTGGTGCCGATCCGCGACGAGCGCGGCATGGACCTGCCCGGCGTCACCACCAGCGACGACGGTCTCAAGGGTGGTCTGCTCGGCGTCGACAACGGCCGCATCGTCTTCGATCACGTGCGGGTGCCGCGCGAGGCCCTGCTCAACCGCTACGCCGATGTCGCACCGGACGGCACGTACGAATCGCCCATCGAGAACCCGAGCAGACGCTTCTTCACCACGCTGGGCACGCTGGTGCGCGGTCGCATCAGTGTCGGCGGCGCGGCTGCGGCGGGCGCGCGGGTGGCGTTGAGCATCGCGGTGCGCTACGCCTTGCAGCGCCGTCAGTTCTCCGACCCGGACACCGGGCGCGAGATCGTGCTGATGGACTACCGGATGCATCAGCGCAGACTGTTGCCGCTGGTCGCCAAGTCCTACGCCTATGCCTTCGCCCAGAACGATCTGGTACGGCGCATGCACCTCGTGCAGAGCGGCCAGGATCTCGATCCCGGAGCGCAGCGCGCGCTGGAGAAGCGGGCCGCGGGCTTGAAAGTCGCCCAGACCAGGCATGCCACCCGCGCGATCCAGGAATGCCGGGAAGCGTGCGGCGGCGCGGGCTACCTCACCGAGAACCGGCTGGTGACCCTGAAGGCCGACACCGACGTGTTCACCACGTTCGAGGGTGACAATGTCGTGCTGACCCAACTGGTCGCCAAAGAACTGCTCACCGACTACTCCGACGAGGTGCGCGACCTCGACGCGATGGGTTGGGTGCGGTTCGCGGCCACCATGGCCGGTGACGTGGTCCGCAAGCGTTCCGGGGTGCGCCAGCTGATCCAGACCCTGCGCGATCGCGGCGGCGAAACGGTGGACGAGGCCGATCTCTCCCGCCGCGACGTGCAACTGGCGCTGTTCGCCGACCGCGAGGACTACCTGGTGCGGACCGCCGCGCACCGGCTGCGCGCCCGGGCCGAGGACACCGGTCCGTTCGAGGCGTTCAACAATGCCCAGGACCACATCCTGGCGGCCGGGACCGCGCACATCGACAGGCTGGTGTTGGAGGCGTTCATCGAGGGCATCGCCGACATCGAGGATCCCGAGGCGAGGAAACTGGCCGAGGACATGTGTGATCTCTTCGTGTACACGCTGCTCGAGGAGAACTCCGCCTGGTTCGTCATGCACC from Nocardia higoensis includes the following:
- a CDS encoding IclR family transcriptional regulator, which gives rise to MTVEMVGHREFGRAVSGRVSGPAGVPPVSMIERMTVILDAFDAGTPTVTLLGLTERTGLPRSTVYRILDQMVRLRWLAHAPGGYRLGLRAFEIGALAADHNEIRDAVSPLLQDLCQRISMAGHLAVLDGREVFFLDKAGGRQAAAIPTRLGGRLPAHTTALGKALLATLEPGIVDASLRERLPQLTARTIVDRGELHRELHRVRRQGGVAVDIEESVEGLSCVAVPLRGRGAAVAALSLSGHVGGDRPALDTAKLARMLAETAQEAGRALFPRHARLR
- a CDS encoding PaaI family thioesterase, with translation MTEDHVADALPTAEHHEGGFRPMWENMRKDADVSRGGPHLGELIEQVRTLMDHARLADPTDEQALDLISRLKEVNAAFAETVVDEWSAPSWTRHELPARGNITLPPYRVKRASRKGVETAITFRTVHLGGNAAAHGGQMAVGFDELCGMAAAIHAGSVTRTASLTIDYRSITPLNTELTLRSWVENQEGRKVYVRATLHDGERLCAEAHGLFIVLRPGQA
- a CDS encoding TetR/AcrR family transcriptional regulator, with protein sequence MATKQDYFDAAFDMLSGQGYSALKQAPLCRRLNVTTGSFYHYFDNWHDFTSQLLDHWLAERTTRLVGLTRDLDDPLEQLETLLQFTLALPHRAEAAIRVWSRVDPEVRAVQDQVDNRRTEVVLRAARAVFDDEKEAAEHARWAMYLLAGYQDLDADRDTATLEWTLRRLLREFEDRYAARTS
- a CDS encoding class II glutamine amidotransferase encodes the protein MCRWMAYAGEPILADTLLFRPEHSLIDQSLESHLGASTTNGDGFGIGWYGEGVEPALFKSIQPAWNDRNLREIAGQIRTPLFFAHVRASTGSPVQRSNCHPFRHGRWLWMHNGELHGHRQMRRDLVTALDPELFPDLEGTTDSEVLFYLALTFGLPDDPIGGVARAVGFVEDVGRAHGVAHPVQMTVATTDGETVWIFRYSTERQSRSLFFSTDMAKLQALHPEVEALRRLGGLTRFVVSEPLRDLPGAWNEVPESSAGIIRAGSEELRPFEPVSPT
- a CDS encoding heme oxygenase (biliverdin-producing), yielding MSSEAVPFSTRIRTATERQHAEAENSSFISDMLGGRLGIDSYHRYTGQLWFIYQALESRIDALADDPVAGPFIRRELTRTAELERDLTALLGPDWRDEIEPLPATAAYAARIDECARDWPAGYVAHHYTRYLGDLSGGQVIRGTAEKLWDLPRRGDGVRFYVFDDIANPAAFKREYRALLDELPVDELERRRVLDEGQRAFDLNTAVFAELAAEFPVRRPS
- a CDS encoding YncE family protein yields the protein MAIRFRRRPARAFTLSVVLLSLLAPVAGARDGAADAYIPIAGEGAVLVVDTATDQVHTRIEGVGAHASAVAAARDGRHLYVQAFNPPFTGPDDIAVVDRASDTVTARIPISGTDGMTEPIADPVRDRVYVFTTRPSIDVIDTESQTVVTSMPLPGIPFAAAIAPDGSRLYTVFADSTAAVFDPETGFQLGERIQIDGSAPFAAAVSPDGSTLYSVNALGDNVSVIDIESWSRTGAIAFAPGSAPVAGAISPDGTRLMVATAGADAVQVIDLASEEITGSIAVDSPMSVGFTPDGTKMYVGTAGATPPPLFDRTVAGFDATALLQTYLRSNTRSGALLPFDATQLSPAGAPIPLGSGATSAAFPD
- a CDS encoding threonine/serine ThrE exporter family protein, which encodes MDSDAYSRGVDHLVRHEPRTAWGGHRRLRRAPKLLEQAVGVLVADRPATADAILAPPAPLQPIDLTDEAAVAEVLDLAVRVGEVVLASGTGVIDTATQVRFVAATYGLARCDVDVTYDSIRVWVHRGPRLPPAGTMRIVRYRSHDFTRLAAADRLTRRIRDHVLSPADARAELDAIVAAPHPYPRWVATLGWSLMAAAIAALLGADLLVTAISFVTTGAIDRTNRTLNQYGLPFFFQHVVGGFIAATPAVVLATFAEPLGLGVDATLIVAAGITVLLSGLALVGSVQDAITGAPITAAARMLELVMMTGGIIAGIALALRLGVTVGATVPSIDLVSGRDITDLPVKIIAGAAASAAFALACYAERRALTAAALGGAAGTISYLFVQYLGFGPIISSGVAATLVGLAGGLMARRAMTPPLVVAVAGITPLLPGLKVYRGLSALLNDELALGFDHLFAAFGVGCALAAGVTLGEWFDRTLRRPRILSRFGSLRKPVIRRKPVVLRKPVALRKRRPHGHGPKPPTVSG
- a CDS encoding acyl-CoA dehydrogenase, which translates into the protein MGTGSSTAGHLRAALDGSWRDIREQARKELADERFHGDPTLDYKAARARVLDQMRELAAMDYAKRGFGLAAGGLADPGGAVTALEMVAYADLSLWVKCGVQWGLFGGAVENLGTERHDEYLKKLISLDLVGCFAMTESGHGSDVASLETTATYDPATEEFVIHSPTPSARKDYIGGAAEHARMAAVFAQLITGGESKGVHCFLVPIRDERGMDLPGVTTSDDGLKGGLLGVDNGRIVFDHVRVPREALLNRYADVAPDGTYESPIENPSRRFFTTLGTLVRGRISVGGAAAAGARVALSIAVRYALQRRQFSDPDTGREIVLMDYRMHQRRLLPLVAKSYAYAFAQNDLVRRMHLVQSGQDLDPGAQRALEKRAAGLKVAQTRHATRAIQECREACGGAGYLTENRLVTLKADTDVFTTFEGDNVVLTQLVAKELLTDYSDEVRDLDAMGWVRFAATMAGDVVRKRSGVRQLIQTLRDRGGETVDEADLSRRDVQLALFADREDYLVRTAAHRLRARAEDTGPFEAFNNAQDHILAAGTAHIDRLVLEAFIEGIADIEDPEARKLAEDMCDLFVYTLLEENSAWFVMHRFMSVERAKAVRRGVNELVDRLRPHALTLVEGLGVPEEMLGAALLHDANVYQRC
- a CDS encoding GlsB/YeaQ/YmgE family stress response membrane protein, translated to MWNAIVQIVGFLIIGVIIGFLARALKPGDDKMSFGLTALLGMAGALIGGVLASFIGKGSITELNFWGFIFAVVAAIALLFLAPVLQGKR
- a CDS encoding nuclear transport factor 2 family protein, producing the protein MDLEAVESVRRLKYRYFRALDLKLWDEFADTLTEDARAEYGTHALGEPLSFTGRQAITDFLRDTAGPSIVTVHIAHHPEITVDGDTATGSWAFEDTVIATEFGALIRGAGYYRDRYRRDADGVWRIAETGYQRIYESSQSLADTPSFTLLSNMWNRTGSK
- a CDS encoding sulfotransferase family protein, translated to MIGRDNVGTVEDLHASATKVVGLDDFGADDYREGLGVLLDSYHHEAQLTPFGNKINRAFLRGALIARLLSENAWQRHPEHADVAIERPVFVTGLPRSGTTAVHRLLEADPAHQGLEMWLAEMPQPRPPRETWAQNPVYQRIEAGFARHHVEHPEFMGMHHISADQVEECWQLLRQSAMSVSYECLAYLPGYSQWLSGRDWTPAYARHKRNLQLIGLPDAGKRWVLKNPSHLFALDAIMSVYPDALIVQMHRDPSTIIASVCSLNEKASEGWSEKFRGEVVGETQLDLWARGAERFLADRARYDQAQFADVYYDDFVADPLAAIGEIYQRFGLTLTAEAEAAMRALHGESTTGAARPAHKYTLADYGLAAEQVDERFGGYRAVHFPGR